GATTACCGCAAAGAAAAACAGGTAACGCTGGATGACGCCAAACCCAAAATTACGCTGACTGCATCTGCAATCGACATTAAATTTAAGACAGCGGCCACTGGTCAGATCCATTTTATGCGCCCGGCCGACAGGCGCCTGGATCGCCAATTGCAATTTAAAAGTGATGCTACAGGGGCCTACAACGCCAGCCTTGGTTTACCTGCCAGCGGCCGCTGGCAAGTGCAATTGAACTGGCAAAGCAACGGCAAACAATATTTATATCAGCAAGAAGTATGGGTCCCTTAAGTGATAATGCGGTGGCCTTTTACATTGGGCTGTTTGGCAGCATCCATTGTATAGGCATGTGCGGGCCGCTGGCTTTCGCTATCCCCGCAGGGCAGGGCAGCAAATGGCTGCTGGTATGGGATAAGCTGATTTATCAGTTTGGTCGTGTTTGTAGTTATGTTTTGTTGGGATTGATCATTGGTTTGATGGGTAAGCAACTGTGGTTGCTGGGCCTGCAACGCGGACTTAGTTTACTGAGCGGAATGCTCATTATTTTGGCGGCCATGGCGCGTTGGTTAAAACT
This region of Mucilaginibacter yixingensis genomic DNA includes:
- a CDS encoding FixH family protein, whose amino-acid sequence is MNWGKGIIIGMAIFMAFILAMGVRMFNNPTDDYDHDYYEKGLRFDADYRKEKQVTLDDAKPKITLTASAIDIKFKTAATGQIHFMRPADRRLDRQLQFKSDATGAYNASLGLPASGRWQVQLNWQSNGKQYLYQQEVWVP